In Acaryochloris marina S15, a single genomic region encodes these proteins:
- a CDS encoding diflavin flavoprotein yields the protein MTPSTLTPTSQSATDKARDVQVVPVAPGTLALRSRSWNRLRFEIEYALERGTTANTYIVKGDKTALIDPPGGSFTEIFFQQLQAISAQSSAAFKPLFGRLWDQLRWVTQQSVDLDDFDFDLQTLDYLVLGHVNANRAETLKGLLDQVPSVTIVCSNPGAAALKSALPDYELNLKIVRSSASDKTLDLGQGHRLQFVRASTPRYPDSLLTYDAATRTLFSDKFFGIHLCSEDAFDHNTTQLREDRRYYFDCLKAPYARQVEVVLEKLAPLAISTYAPNHGPIVRYGVQELTRTYQQWSEVQKKKTSSVAILYASAYGNTATIGQAIARGITKAGVAVQVINCETASPKDIQAVADNCEGFIIGSPTLGGHAPTQIQTALGILLSTVPKTKPTGVFGSFGWSGEAIDLLEGKLRDAGYSFGFDSIKVKFKPTDVTLKSCEESGTDFAQKIKKAKKAKSRPQSSTQLGAQTTSTEQAVGRIVGSLCILTAKQGDVASGMLASWVSQATFNPPGFTVAVAKERAVESLLHNESTFVLNILGEDNYQRTMKHFLKSFGPGEDRFQGLETDTASNGSPILKESISYLECEVANRMECGDHWVIYATVKNGEVLKSNVKTAVHHRKAGTRY from the coding sequence ATGACCCCATCCACCCTTACTCCCACTTCCCAGTCTGCAACCGATAAAGCTAGAGATGTACAGGTGGTTCCTGTCGCACCGGGGACATTGGCGTTGCGATCGCGCAGTTGGAATCGCCTCCGATTTGAAATTGAATATGCTCTTGAACGAGGTACAACCGCCAATACCTACATCGTTAAAGGGGATAAAACTGCCCTGATCGATCCGCCAGGAGGCTCTTTCACAGAAATCTTTTTTCAACAGCTTCAGGCCATATCGGCTCAGTCGAGTGCTGCCTTTAAACCACTATTCGGTCGGCTTTGGGATCAACTCCGGTGGGTGACTCAGCAGTCTGTTGATTTAGACGATTTTGACTTTGATTTACAGACGCTGGATTATTTGGTGCTGGGTCATGTCAATGCCAACCGCGCAGAAACCTTAAAGGGACTTCTCGATCAGGTTCCCAGCGTCACTATCGTTTGTTCCAACCCTGGTGCAGCGGCCCTCAAATCTGCTCTCCCAGACTATGAACTGAATCTCAAGATTGTCAGAAGTAGTGCCAGCGATAAGACCCTGGATTTAGGACAAGGGCACCGACTGCAGTTTGTTCGGGCCTCTACGCCTCGCTATCCCGATAGCTTGTTAACTTACGATGCTGCCACTCGAACGCTCTTTTCCGATAAATTCTTTGGCATTCATCTCTGTAGCGAGGATGCCTTTGACCACAACACTACTCAACTGAGGGAAGATCGGCGCTATTACTTTGACTGTTTGAAAGCCCCCTATGCCCGCCAGGTCGAAGTCGTGCTCGAAAAGTTAGCGCCTTTGGCGATCAGCACCTATGCCCCTAACCACGGTCCTATTGTTCGGTATGGTGTTCAGGAACTGACCCGTACCTATCAGCAATGGAGTGAGGTCCAGAAAAAGAAAACCAGTTCGGTGGCGATTCTTTATGCTTCGGCCTACGGCAATACTGCCACTATTGGCCAAGCGATCGCTCGAGGGATTACCAAGGCAGGGGTAGCGGTGCAGGTGATCAATTGTGAAACGGCTAGCCCCAAGGATATTCAAGCCGTTGCCGACAATTGCGAGGGCTTTATTATTGGTTCGCCAACCCTTGGGGGACATGCCCCGACTCAAATTCAAACGGCCCTAGGAATTCTGCTGTCGACTGTTCCCAAAACGAAGCCCACGGGGGTTTTTGGTTCCTTTGGCTGGAGTGGTGAAGCGATTGATTTATTAGAAGGAAAGTTGCGGGATGCAGGTTACAGCTTTGGGTTTGACTCCATTAAGGTGAAATTCAAGCCGACCGATGTCACTCTCAAAAGCTGTGAAGAATCGGGCACTGATTTTGCTCAAAAGATTAAGAAAGCCAAGAAAGCCAAATCTCGTCCCCAAAGTTCTACCCAATTAGGAGCCCAAACCACTTCTACGGAACAGGCTGTAGGTCGAATTGTCGGTTCTCTCTGTATTCTGACTGCAAAGCAAGGCGATGTTGCGAGTGGGATGCTGGCCTCATGGGTCTCACAGGCCACCTTCAATCCACCGGGATTTACGGTTGCGGTTGCCAAGGAGCGAGCCGTTGAGTCCTTACTCCATAACGAGAGTACGTTTGTGCTCAATATTTTGGGTGAAGATAACTATCAGCGAACGATGAAGCACTTCCTAAAGTCTTTTGGTCCAGGCGAAGACCGATTTCAGGGGCTTGAAACGGATACTGCTAGTAATGGCAGTCCTATTCTGAAAGAATCAATCTCTTATTTGGAGTGCGAAGTGGCTAATCGGATGGAATGTGGGGACCACTGGGTCATCTATGCCACGGTCAAGAACGGTGAAGTGTTGAAATCTAACGTCAAAACTGCAGTTCATCATCGCAAAGCTGGAACCCGCTATTAA
- a CDS encoding DNA topology modulation protein, which translates to MQKVAIIGNCGAGKSTLARQLGSILNLKVIHLDQAYWQPGWMETEPQAWRRRVEALVQSEAWIIDGNYSGTFDLRLPVADRVIFLDFSRWQCLVHVLKRIWQYRGQTRPDMAPHCPERLNWQFLWYVWCFPSHNRPKIVQALATLPSPQTVMTLRDPKAVQQFLSQFQPCSSLPLDG; encoded by the coding sequence GTGCAAAAGGTTGCCATTATTGGAAATTGCGGGGCGGGTAAGTCTACCTTAGCTCGGCAGTTGGGGTCTATTCTCAACCTGAAAGTGATCCATTTAGACCAAGCATATTGGCAGCCAGGTTGGATGGAAACCGAACCACAGGCTTGGCGGCGACGAGTGGAAGCCCTAGTCCAATCAGAAGCCTGGATTATAGACGGCAATTACAGTGGCACTTTTGATCTGCGTCTTCCGGTTGCCGATAGGGTTATCTTCCTAGATTTTTCTCGCTGGCAATGCCTGGTACATGTCCTCAAGCGCATCTGGCAGTATCGTGGTCAAACTCGACCTGACATGGCCCCTCATTGTCCCGAGCGACTCAACTGGCAGTTCCTATGGTACGTATGGTGTTTTCCCAGTCACAATCGCCCCAAAATTGTCCAAGCGCTGGCTACGCTGCCTTCCCCACAGACCGTGATGACGCTTCGCGATCCTAAAGCCGTTCAGCAGTTTTTATCACAATTTCAACCTTGTTCTTCCTTGCCGTTAGACGGATAG
- a CDS encoding diflavin flavoprotein yields the protein MVALGDRNVQSDNRLTTQTLEIGEETTVMRSLDWDRDRFDIEFGLQNGTTYNSYLVRGDKVALIDTSHEKFRELYLSLLKGEIDPAEIDYLVISHTEPDHSGLVKDVLALAPNITVVGAKIALSFLENLVHQSFNSQIAKNGDQIDLGQGHVLEFLNAPNLHWPDTIFTYDHKTQILYTCDAFGSHFCTDDTFDANLEALSPDYRFYYECLMGPNARSVLGAMKRMDKLEGINTIATGHGPLLRHNVQELTERYRKWSKEKSKAEKTAAVFYISDYGYSDRLSQAIARGISKTGVAVEMMDLKVADVQEVQELINYVSAFVVTTPPASGRYATVAQTAISQILAAAKSKQIFGVFESYGGDDQPIDPLLTRFKDTGSKEAFSAIRVKDTPTEAIYQACEESGTDLGQKLTLKENIKKIKEIDGDLEKALGRLSSGLYILTAHKGDLNGAMLASWVAQASFEPLGFTVAVAKDRAIESLMQVGDTFVINVLEADNYASLMSHFLKRFPPGADRFAGVKTRTAENGSPILADALSYMECKVISRMECSDHWLVYSEVTVGKVSKPDSLTAVHHRQVGTYY from the coding sequence ATGGTAGCACTAGGCGATCGCAACGTACAATCCGACAACCGATTAACCACGCAAACCCTTGAGATTGGGGAAGAGACCACCGTGATGCGCTCCTTGGATTGGGATCGTGATCGCTTTGACATCGAGTTCGGGTTACAGAACGGTACCACCTACAACTCCTATCTAGTCCGGGGTGACAAAGTCGCCCTGATTGACACGTCCCATGAGAAGTTCCGAGAGCTATACCTCAGCCTCCTCAAGGGTGAAATTGACCCAGCTGAGATTGATTATCTGGTTATTAGCCACACCGAGCCTGACCATAGTGGCCTGGTTAAAGATGTCTTAGCCCTCGCTCCTAATATCACCGTTGTCGGCGCCAAAATTGCCCTCAGCTTTTTAGAAAACCTTGTTCACCAGTCCTTCAACAGCCAGATTGCCAAAAATGGCGATCAAATTGACCTCGGCCAAGGTCATGTTTTGGAATTCCTCAATGCCCCCAATTTGCACTGGCCCGATACCATCTTCACCTACGATCACAAGACTCAAATCCTCTATACCTGTGATGCCTTTGGCTCTCACTTTTGCACCGACGATACCTTTGATGCCAATCTAGAAGCCCTCTCACCAGACTATCGGTTTTACTACGAATGTCTGATGGGACCCAACGCTCGCTCTGTTCTTGGAGCCATGAAGCGGATGGACAAGCTAGAAGGCATTAACACCATTGCGACTGGCCATGGCCCTCTTCTCCGTCACAATGTTCAAGAGCTAACAGAACGGTATCGCAAGTGGAGTAAGGAGAAATCCAAAGCAGAGAAAACAGCAGCGGTCTTTTATATCTCCGATTACGGCTATAGCGATCGCCTCTCCCAAGCGATTGCCCGCGGCATTTCTAAGACCGGGGTCGCCGTCGAGATGATGGATTTGAAAGTCGCTGATGTGCAAGAAGTACAGGAACTAATCAACTATGTTTCTGCGTTTGTCGTCACGACTCCACCTGCGTCAGGCCGTTACGCTACGGTTGCCCAAACTGCAATTAGCCAGATTTTAGCGGCTGCCAAGAGTAAGCAGATTTTTGGTGTTTTTGAATCCTATGGGGGTGACGATCAGCCCATTGATCCCCTATTGACTCGGTTTAAAGACACGGGTTCAAAGGAAGCCTTTAGCGCGATTCGGGTCAAGGACACCCCCACTGAAGCGATTTACCAAGCCTGTGAAGAATCTGGAACGGACCTGGGCCAAAAATTGACTCTGAAGGAAAACATCAAGAAGATCAAAGAGATTGATGGTGATTTGGAGAAAGCCCTAGGCCGTCTTAGCAGTGGCCTTTATATTCTTACGGCCCATAAAGGTGATCTGAACGGGGCCATGCTGGCCTCCTGGGTTGCCCAAGCTAGCTTTGAACCCCTCGGGTTTACAGTGGCCGTGGCGAAAGATCGGGCGATCGAATCCCTGATGCAGGTCGGTGATACCTTTGTTATCAATGTCTTAGAAGCCGATAATTATGCCAGCTTGATGAGTCATTTCCTCAAGCGATTTCCACCTGGGGCCGATCGATTTGCAGGGGTCAAAACGCGCACGGCTGAAAATGGGTCTCCTATTTTGGCAGACGCTCTCTCCTATATGGAATGTAAAGTCATCAGCCGGATGGAATGTAGCGACCATTGGTTGGTCTATAGCGAGGTTACGGTGGGTAAGGTGTCTAAGCCTGATAGCCTCACAGCAGTCCATCATCGACAGGTGGGTACTTACTATTAG
- a CDS encoding serine aminopeptidase domain-containing protein — translation MTSSIPERLLFVQHGWADTNGAMARLARRVAPANTKIISPNLGWWRTWLRIEPLVQHVEAIATQMMSDHPQLPVRVVGHSMGGLIWLEVLHRHPEWWPQVESLVLVGSPVGGSDVCRIMDPLEVGLGIARDLGKNRRSMASAIAATIPTLSIASNTDGGSDGLIMLGATQFDHAHHVVLPDIVHSAQRNDAAIDSAIREFWQIPRQPLPVKPSPELEIIQRLQAVPGMTDAHQRDFDKAKVSLIFDSGLTLRLWKNPARVDHVFLASPQDQCLFSGFVGWIHGGALRRTLQEIQFEFAGKATGMA, via the coding sequence ATGACGTCTTCGATTCCAGAACGCCTGCTATTTGTCCAGCATGGTTGGGCCGATACCAATGGGGCCATGGCTCGTTTGGCGAGAAGAGTTGCCCCCGCTAATACCAAGATCATTTCTCCTAATCTAGGGTGGTGGCGGACCTGGCTGCGGATTGAACCCTTGGTTCAACATGTGGAAGCCATTGCCACTCAGATGATGTCGGACCATCCTCAACTCCCGGTTCGCGTTGTGGGACATTCCATGGGTGGGTTGATTTGGTTAGAGGTATTGCATCGTCATCCAGAGTGGTGGCCCCAGGTAGAGTCTCTTGTTTTAGTCGGGTCCCCCGTGGGCGGATCGGATGTCTGTCGGATCATGGATCCCTTGGAAGTGGGGCTAGGGATTGCCCGGGATTTGGGTAAGAATCGGCGAAGTATGGCGAGTGCGATCGCAGCCACAATACCAACCCTCTCCATTGCCAGCAATACCGATGGCGGCAGTGATGGCTTAATCATGCTGGGAGCTACCCAATTTGATCATGCTCACCATGTCGTATTGCCCGATATTGTCCATAGTGCTCAACGTAATGATGCAGCGATTGATAGCGCCATCCGGGAGTTTTGGCAAATTCCTCGTCAACCCCTCCCTGTCAAGCCATCCCCTGAGCTAGAGATTATTCAACGGCTGCAGGCCGTCCCCGGAATGACGGATGCCCACCAGCGAGATTTTGATAAAGCGAAAGTATCCCTGATCTTTGACTCCGGCTTAACCCTGCGGTTATGGAAGAATCCTGCTCGGGTGGATCATGTGTTTCTGGCCTCCCCCCAGGACCAGTGCCTATTCAGTGGATTTGTGGGCTGGATTCATGGCGGGGCATTGCGTCGCACCCTCCAGGAAATCCAATTCGAGTTTGCAGGCAAAGCGACAGGCATGGCCTGA
- a CDS encoding uroporphyrinogen-III synthase → MTDLLLSTAQLPLDNKRIVMTAPRPYAARLATAMILQGGLPIVMPTIETCALDPSPSLDQALQHLKDFSWVAFTSRTGIQAVILRLQQLDIPLFLLNQCHICAIGQDAERLQELGVRVDLVPDESSPSGIVKELAQIPGIETQRILVPIPQVERIPEPDIVPEFLADLQQLGLTVVSAPAYVTRRLNATDYAVELEQIYQGRVDAIAFSSTAEISALLQMVDSKTLMKHCVIACFGPYTAGNAKALGLSVDIVSKDFSSFTGFVEAIAQFFHPASADIPRQDPVILP, encoded by the coding sequence ATGACGGATCTACTGCTATCAACAGCACAACTTCCCCTGGACAATAAGCGGATTGTAATGACGGCTCCTCGGCCCTATGCAGCACGTCTGGCAACCGCAATGATTCTGCAAGGGGGGTTGCCTATCGTTATGCCCACGATAGAGACCTGTGCCTTAGACCCTTCACCCAGCTTGGATCAGGCGTTGCAACATCTCAAGGATTTTTCTTGGGTAGCCTTTACCAGTCGAACAGGTATTCAAGCCGTCATTCTGCGGTTGCAGCAGCTAGACATCCCCTTATTCCTGCTCAATCAATGCCATATTTGCGCCATTGGCCAAGATGCAGAAAGACTGCAAGAGCTAGGCGTTCGTGTTGACCTAGTTCCCGATGAATCGAGTCCGTCGGGCATTGTGAAAGAGCTGGCTCAAATTCCTGGGATAGAAACTCAACGCATTCTAGTTCCTATTCCCCAGGTGGAGAGGATACCAGAGCCGGATATTGTGCCCGAGTTCCTTGCCGATCTCCAACAATTGGGATTAACCGTTGTATCGGCACCTGCCTATGTAACACGTCGGCTCAATGCCACGGACTATGCTGTCGAGCTGGAGCAGATTTATCAGGGTAGGGTAGATGCGATCGCATTCAGCAGTACCGCTGAAATCTCTGCACTATTACAGATGGTGGATAGCAAAACACTGATGAAACATTGTGTGATCGCCTGCTTTGGCCCCTATACCGCTGGGAATGCAAAAGCCTTAGGGCTATCCGTTGATATAGTGTCCAAGGACTTTAGTTCATTTACAGGCTTTGTCGAAGCCATCGCTCAATTTTTCCACCCAGCTTCCGCAGATATCCCTAGGCAGGACCCCGTAATTTTGCCGTAA
- a CDS encoding 3-deoxy-7-phosphoheptulonate synthase, producing the protein MYQTADLHVVETRPLISPALLHHEVPLTDTAAALVAETRDRIRNILRNEDQRLLVIVGPCSVHDVDAALEYGKKLAVLREQLSDQLEIVMRVYFEKPRTTIGWKGLINDPHLDGSYEINTGLRLARQLLLDLANLGLPAATELLDPITPQYIADVITWTAIGARTTESQTHREMASGLSMPIGFKNNTDGSLQAATNAMLAANQPHRFLGINHHGLASIVKTTGNPDTHLVLRGGKQGPNYAEENVEQATKELSKHNLNPRVMVDCSHANANKDHNRQVEVLKEVARQLDHGSQRLLGVMIESHLVAGNQSISEDLSQLTYGQSITDACVNFETTTEMLTTLAKSVRGADKVSVS; encoded by the coding sequence ATGTATCAGACCGCCGACCTTCATGTCGTTGAAACCCGTCCCTTGATTAGTCCTGCTTTGCTCCATCATGAAGTTCCTTTGACGGATACAGCGGCTGCCCTCGTCGCAGAAACACGCGATCGCATCCGCAATATTCTGCGCAACGAGGATCAGCGCCTCTTAGTCATTGTCGGTCCTTGTTCGGTTCATGACGTCGATGCAGCATTGGAATATGGCAAAAAGCTCGCCGTGTTACGGGAACAGCTTTCCGATCAGCTAGAAATTGTCATGCGGGTGTATTTTGAAAAACCTCGGACTACCATCGGTTGGAAAGGGCTGATCAACGACCCTCATCTAGATGGTAGCTATGAAATTAATACAGGCTTGCGCTTGGCTCGTCAGTTGCTGTTGGATTTAGCCAATTTAGGCTTGCCCGCTGCGACAGAATTGCTCGATCCCATTACCCCTCAATATATTGCTGATGTGATTACCTGGACTGCCATTGGCGCTCGGACCACGGAAAGCCAAACCCATCGGGAGATGGCCTCGGGTTTATCCATGCCGATTGGTTTCAAAAACAACACCGATGGTAGTTTGCAAGCGGCGACTAACGCGATGCTAGCCGCCAACCAACCCCATCGTTTTTTAGGCATCAACCACCACGGCCTCGCCAGTATCGTCAAAACCACGGGCAATCCTGATACTCATTTGGTCCTCCGAGGTGGAAAGCAAGGCCCCAACTATGCCGAAGAGAATGTAGAACAGGCCACGAAAGAACTTTCCAAGCACAATCTAAACCCCAGAGTCATGGTGGACTGTAGCCATGCCAATGCCAATAAAGACCACAATCGGCAAGTCGAGGTATTAAAAGAAGTAGCACGGCAACTCGATCATGGCTCACAGCGGTTGTTAGGGGTGATGATCGAAAGCCATTTAGTGGCTGGGAACCAATCCATTTCAGAAGATTTGAGCCAGCTAACCTATGGACAAAGCATCACGGATGCCTGTGTCAATTTCGAAACAACAACCGAAATGTTGACCACCTTGGCAAAATCAGTTCGCGGTGCTGACAAGGTCTCCGTGAGCTAA
- a CDS encoding nuclear transport factor 2 family protein gives MQDEQVILDTNAAFYRAFEKKDLAAMQKVWSHGIASICVHPGRGELKGWDAIESSWEKIFQNTAYLEIDTKIITVNRSGELAYVVLIEKVLQVAQRRQQKAESMATNIFERMGQDWYLVHHHGSPIVS, from the coding sequence ATGCAGGATGAGCAGGTTATTCTTGACACCAACGCCGCTTTTTATCGAGCTTTTGAGAAAAAAGATCTAGCAGCCATGCAAAAGGTATGGTCCCACGGCATTGCTAGTATCTGTGTTCATCCCGGCCGAGGGGAATTGAAGGGGTGGGACGCCATTGAGTCGTCCTGGGAAAAAATCTTCCAGAATACCGCCTATCTTGAAATTGACACCAAAATCATTACGGTCAACCGCAGCGGAGAGTTAGCCTATGTTGTGCTCATTGAAAAAGTGTTGCAGGTCGCCCAACGTCGCCAACAAAAAGCTGAATCCATGGCCACCAACATTTTTGAGCGCATGGGCCAGGACTGGTATTTAGTTCATCATCATGGCAGCCCCATTGTCAGTTAG